A genomic stretch from Bacillus sp. N1-1 includes:
- a CDS encoding Rrf2 family transcriptional regulator, translating to MKISTKGRYGLTIMMELAKKHGDGPISLKSIARSKDLSEHYLEQLVAPLRNAGLVKSVRGAYGGYILAQEANSITAGDIIRVLEGPISPVEVMDDEEPAKRDLWLKIRDAVKDVLDSTTLEDLATYEGEGEQDSYMFYI from the coding sequence ATGAAGATATCGACAAAAGGAAGATACGGATTAACGATTATGATGGAGTTAGCAAAAAAGCACGGTGATGGACCTATTTCTTTGAAATCCATTGCTAGAAGCAAAGACTTATCAGAGCATTATCTCGAACAGCTTGTTGCCCCATTACGTAATGCCGGTCTCGTTAAAAGTGTTCGCGGAGCATATGGTGGCTATATTCTTGCGCAAGAAGCAAACTCAATTACAGCAGGGGACATCATTCGCGTGCTAGAAGGACCGATTAGTCCAGTTGAAGTAATGGATGATGAAGAACCTGCTAAACGAGATCTTTGGTTAAAAATACGAGATGCTGTAAAAGATGTTCTAGATTCAACAACGCTTGAAGACCTTGCAACTTATGAAGGGGAAGGCGAACAAGATAGCTATATGTTCTATATTTAG
- a CDS encoding tetratricopeptide repeat protein yields MSQKNEQAIEAMNNGELEKAVTLLYEAIEENPKDPVAYTNIGNLLAQAGEIKQAVAYFEKAIDLDETQGTAYYGAGNAFFELEQYKDAADMYQKAIQQGLDQSDVHFMMGQCFMMQDALRLALPFFQRAVELNEEDSEARFQYALCLAQDGAVDVALPQFERVVEEDPDHADAWFNLGVSYAYQENLEKAISCFDRALAIQPDHLLAGNGKKQMEQAMNNNN; encoded by the coding sequence ATGAGCCAAAAAAATGAACAAGCGATTGAAGCGATGAATAATGGAGAATTAGAAAAAGCTGTAACGCTACTATATGAAGCGATTGAAGAGAATCCTAAAGATCCGGTTGCTTATACGAATATTGGAAACCTCCTTGCACAGGCAGGAGAAATTAAGCAGGCTGTCGCATATTTTGAAAAAGCGATTGATCTGGATGAAACCCAAGGGACAGCGTATTATGGCGCAGGAAATGCATTCTTTGAACTAGAGCAGTACAAAGACGCTGCAGATATGTATCAAAAAGCGATTCAGCAAGGACTTGATCAAAGCGATGTTCACTTTATGATGGGCCAATGCTTTATGATGCAGGATGCGCTACGTTTAGCGTTACCTTTCTTCCAGAGAGCTGTTGAACTCAATGAGGAAGATTCGGAAGCTCGTTTCCAGTATGCACTTTGTCTTGCGCAAGACGGGGCAGTCGATGTGGCTCTTCCTCAGTTTGAGAGAGTTGTTGAAGAAGACCCTGATCATGCAGATGCATGGTTTAACTTGGGTGTGAGCTATGCTTATCAAGAAAATTTGGAGAAAGCAATTAGCTGTTTTGATCGTGCACTCGCTATTCAACCAGATCATCTCTTAGCAGGAAATGGGAAGAAACAAATGGAACAAGCGATGAACAATAACAATTAA
- a CDS encoding ATP-dependent RecD-like DNA helicase has product MDQPQKGYIKGRPIQMIFFNEDSLYGVARLRISETNEAYDEKEVVVNGMIPRLLEDETYVFYGRFTDHPRYGKQYAVESFERQMPESKPGLIQYLSSDLFHGIGEKTAESIVDALGERAIAKIMRDPSILSKVPKLSEEKAKGLYDSLMEHQGLDQIMIRLTELGFGPRLSMKIFKAYKQETLEIVEKNPYQLIQDVEGIGFRRADDLGKSIGIEGKHPDRIRAACLHTLNEQTLQEGHVYLEYNALIRSVNELLGDRLDEADISRELISLYESDKLILDRERIYLHSLYYAEKGLVTGLNNVMSQTEYADSFPESEFYRALGDLEERLGIQYAPSQREAVQKAISSPFMILTGGPGTGKTTVIKGIVELYAELNGLSLDPKDYTKENPFPVLLVAPTGRAAKRMSEATGLPAFTIHRLLGWKGEAGFEHDENNPIEGKLLIVDEVSMVDVWLANQLFKSLPSQIQVIVVGDEDQLPSVGPGQVLKDMIDSHAVPVSRLTDIYRQAEGSSIIDLAHSIKEGELPEEFHKPTPDRRFFPCSQSQIIEVVSQVCGNALKKGYSPRDIQVLAPMYRGSAGVDRLNQELQKLFNPPTDQRRELFHGDLVYRVGDKVLQLVNNPEDNVFNGDMGEVVSVFFAKENIEKQDQLVVSFDGQEVVYDRPDFNQLTHAYCCSIHKSQGSEFPIVVLPIVRGYYRMLRKNLLYTAVTRSKDYLILCGEEDAIKLAIKTEDDQIRNTQLTEKLQEMIGEQTTIEESI; this is encoded by the coding sequence ATGGATCAGCCACAAAAAGGCTATATCAAAGGAAGACCGATACAAATGATTTTCTTCAATGAAGATAGTTTGTATGGGGTGGCAAGACTACGAATATCAGAAACGAATGAAGCCTACGATGAGAAAGAAGTCGTTGTAAATGGAATGATTCCAAGGCTTTTGGAAGATGAAACGTACGTTTTCTATGGACGGTTTACAGACCATCCACGCTACGGAAAACAGTATGCTGTTGAATCATTTGAGCGACAGATGCCTGAATCAAAACCGGGGCTTATTCAATACTTATCAAGTGATTTATTCCATGGAATTGGTGAAAAGACAGCGGAATCGATTGTTGATGCGCTAGGAGAGCGCGCAATTGCTAAGATTATGCGTGATCCTTCAATATTAAGTAAGGTACCAAAGCTATCTGAAGAAAAAGCAAAAGGATTATATGATTCTCTCATGGAGCATCAGGGGCTTGACCAAATTATGATTCGATTAACTGAATTAGGGTTTGGACCGAGACTATCGATGAAAATTTTTAAAGCCTATAAGCAAGAAACACTCGAAATTGTTGAGAAAAATCCTTATCAGCTTATTCAAGACGTGGAAGGCATTGGTTTTCGTCGAGCGGACGATTTAGGGAAATCGATTGGTATTGAGGGAAAGCATCCCGATCGCATTAGGGCGGCATGTCTTCATACGTTAAATGAACAAACGTTACAGGAAGGGCATGTGTATTTAGAGTACAATGCTTTGATTCGATCTGTAAATGAGCTGCTAGGTGATCGACTCGATGAAGCAGATATTTCAAGGGAACTGATCTCGCTTTACGAGAGTGATAAGTTAATTCTTGATCGAGAGAGAATCTATTTACATTCACTTTACTATGCTGAAAAAGGTCTTGTCACTGGATTGAATAATGTGATGTCGCAAACAGAGTATGCTGATTCTTTTCCTGAATCTGAATTTTATCGCGCACTTGGAGATCTCGAAGAACGACTCGGCATTCAATATGCGCCATCACAGCGTGAAGCGGTACAAAAAGCGATATCGTCTCCGTTCATGATTTTAACTGGCGGACCTGGTACGGGCAAAACAACCGTTATAAAAGGGATTGTTGAGCTTTATGCTGAATTAAATGGCCTTTCTTTAGATCCAAAAGATTACACAAAAGAAAATCCCTTTCCCGTTCTGCTCGTCGCACCAACAGGAAGAGCAGCCAAACGAATGAGTGAAGCAACCGGATTACCGGCTTTCACGATACATAGATTACTTGGCTGGAAAGGTGAGGCGGGATTTGAACATGATGAGAATAATCCAATTGAAGGTAAATTATTAATTGTTGACGAAGTATCTATGGTTGACGTGTGGCTAGCCAATCAATTATTTAAATCCTTACCATCTCAAATTCAAGTGATTGTTGTTGGTGATGAAGATCAACTTCCTTCAGTAGGACCAGGACAGGTGCTTAAGGATATGATTGATTCACATGCTGTTCCCGTTAGTAGACTGACGGACATTTACCGGCAGGCTGAAGGCTCTTCGATTATTGATCTTGCCCACTCCATTAAAGAAGGAGAGCTTCCAGAAGAGTTTCATAAACCGACGCCTGATCGAAGGTTCTTTCCTTGTTCTCAATCTCAGATTATTGAGGTTGTTTCGCAAGTTTGTGGCAATGCATTAAAGAAGGGATACTCTCCTCGAGATATTCAAGTTCTTGCTCCGATGTATCGAGGATCAGCTGGAGTGGATCGACTAAATCAGGAGCTTCAAAAGCTATTTAATCCTCCAACTGATCAGCGAAGAGAGCTTTTTCATGGAGATCTCGTGTATCGAGTCGGAGATAAAGTTCTTCAACTTGTAAACAATCCTGAAGACAATGTTTTCAATGGCGATATGGGCGAGGTGGTTTCTGTATTCTTTGCGAAAGAAAATATTGAAAAGCAGGATCAACTTGTTGTTTCTTTTGATGGACAGGAAGTGGTTTATGACAGGCCTGACTTTAATCAATTAACACATGCCTACTGCTGCTCTATCCATAAATCCCAGGGTAGTGAGTTTCCAATTGTGGTTCTTCCTATTGTAAGAGGATATTATCGGATGCTGCGGAAGAACCTTCTTTATACAGCCGTTACAAGAAGCAAAGATTATTTGATTTTGTGCGGCGAAGAAGATGCGATTAAGCTTGCTATAAAAACAGAAGATGATCAGATTCGAAATACGCAGTTAACAGAGAAATTGCAAGAAATGATTGGCGAACAAACAACAATTGAAGAATCAATCTAA
- a CDS encoding YitT family protein translates to MKQANIGISWFWMSWGIFVSGLLVMAFGIALMIRAEAGSAPWDVFHIGLYQQFGLTIGTWSIIIGFVIIGATSLLERSWPKLGAFLNMLLVGVFIDIYLWLPFLKTPDHLPGKLVMLISGILIMGYGIGLYIAADRGAGPRDSLMLVLTERTGWKVQRIRLSMEMVVLFLGWLLQGPVNIGTLLFCITIGPIVGYSLPQCKTFVARLIERGGRNEDIDKRKIRINDYDGVSKKAR, encoded by the coding sequence ATGAAACAAGCGAATATAGGCATATCCTGGTTCTGGATGAGCTGGGGAATCTTTGTTTCAGGTCTTTTAGTTATGGCTTTTGGAATTGCTCTCATGATTCGTGCAGAAGCTGGAAGTGCGCCGTGGGATGTATTCCACATTGGACTTTATCAGCAGTTCGGATTAACGATTGGTACGTGGTCTATTATCATAGGTTTCGTGATTATTGGGGCGACTTCTTTATTAGAACGGTCATGGCCAAAACTTGGTGCTTTTCTTAATATGCTTCTAGTTGGCGTTTTTATTGACATTTATTTATGGCTTCCTTTTCTTAAAACCCCTGATCATTTGCCGGGAAAATTGGTTATGCTGATTAGTGGTATTCTTATTATGGGTTATGGGATTGGTCTCTATATTGCGGCAGATAGAGGAGCAGGTCCAAGAGATAGCTTAATGCTTGTCTTAACCGAGCGCACGGGTTGGAAAGTACAACGCATTCGCCTTTCAATGGAAATGGTGGTTCTTTTTCTTGGGTGGCTATTACAAGGACCGGTTAATATTGGAACGCTTTTGTTTTGTATAACGATTGGTCCAATCGTTGGTTATTCTTTGCCACAGTGTAAAACGTTTGTCGCTCGATTGATAGAAAGAGGTGGAAGAAATGAAGATATCGACAAAAGGAAGATACGGATTAACGATTATGATGGAGTTAGCAAAAAAGCACGGTGA
- a CDS encoding AAA family ATPase, which translates to MDLFDYPKDNSNTTSGPLASRMRPRSIEEFIGQDHIIGDGKLLRRAIQADQLTPMIFFGPPGTGKTTLARIIANTTSAHFEQLNAVTSGVADIRRLTSEAKDRLKLDGQKTVLFIDEIHRFNKSQQDALLPFVEDGTIVLIGATTESPMFEINAALLSRSRLFRFEHLNETTIKNILFQAIEDKDRGFGKYNIEIENEAIDHLIDVSNGDARTALNALELAVLTTTPNQDGQLMITLAIAEESIQQRVLQYDKDSDNHYDTVSAFIKSIRGSDPDATLYWLAKMIYAGEDPRFIARRLYVHAAEDIGLADPNALLIAHAATYAVEFIGMPEARIPLAEAALYLATAPKSNGVISGIDAALAAVKKEKNGTVPVHLRDSHYKGASELGHGVDYKYPHNYPGGYVPQQYLPDHMIRKTFYKPTERGHERTIQKRLDYFSERIKSDSKKP; encoded by the coding sequence ATGGATCTATTTGATTATCCAAAAGATAATAGCAACACTACCTCAGGACCACTCGCAAGTAGGATGAGACCAAGATCAATCGAGGAATTTATTGGACAGGATCATATTATTGGAGATGGAAAGTTATTAAGAAGAGCGATTCAAGCAGATCAACTAACACCAATGATCTTTTTTGGTCCTCCTGGAACGGGGAAAACAACCCTAGCTCGCATTATTGCCAATACGACGTCTGCTCATTTTGAACAGCTAAATGCCGTAACGTCCGGAGTCGCTGACATTAGAAGATTGACCTCCGAAGCAAAAGATCGCTTGAAGCTTGACGGTCAAAAAACAGTACTCTTTATTGATGAAATCCACCGCTTTAATAAATCGCAACAAGATGCGCTTCTTCCTTTCGTTGAAGATGGAACGATCGTTTTAATAGGGGCTACAACAGAAAGTCCGATGTTTGAAATTAATGCGGCACTTCTTTCTCGCTCAAGATTATTTCGTTTTGAACATCTCAACGAAACAACGATTAAGAACATTCTTTTCCAGGCGATCGAGGACAAAGATCGCGGTTTTGGAAAATATAATATTGAAATTGAAAATGAAGCGATTGATCATCTCATTGATGTGTCAAACGGAGACGCCAGAACGGCGCTAAATGCACTGGAACTAGCCGTTCTTACGACAACGCCAAATCAGGATGGGCAGCTCATGATTACACTCGCAATCGCAGAAGAATCCATTCAGCAACGTGTACTTCAGTATGATAAAGATAGCGACAATCACTATGATACCGTTTCAGCTTTTATTAAAAGTATACGAGGATCAGATCCGGATGCTACGCTATATTGGTTAGCTAAAATGATTTATGCAGGCGAAGACCCTCGCTTCATTGCAAGACGTCTTTATGTTCACGCTGCTGAAGATATTGGACTTGCCGATCCGAACGCACTTCTTATTGCACACGCCGCCACTTATGCGGTCGAATTCATCGGAATGCCGGAAGCTAGAATTCCGCTAGCTGAAGCAGCCTTATACCTTGCTACCGCTCCTAAAAGCAATGGCGTTATTTCTGGTATAGATGCGGCGCTTGCCGCAGTAAAAAAAGAAAAAAACGGCACTGTCCCTGTCCATTTACGTGATTCCCACTACAAAGGAGCTTCAGAACTCGGACACGGCGTTGACTACAAATACCCACATAATTATCCAGGAGGTTACGTCCCTCAACAGTACCTCCCTGATCATATGATCAGAAAAACGTTCTATAAACCTACTGAGCGTGGCCACGAAAGAACCATTCAAAAAAGACTGGATTATTTCAGTGAGCGTATCAAATCAGATAGTAAGAAACCGTAA
- a CDS encoding cysteine desulfurase family protein, protein MNAIYMDHAATSPVHPDVIKAMTTSLQNDFGNPSSIHQFGRKSRHALDEVRSNLARSIHANPNEVIFTSGGTEADNLAIIGAAKGSHAKGNHIITTAIEHHAALNACKGLENEGFSVTYLPVNENGRISIVDLKEAIRPETILITVMYGNNEVGTIQPISEIARIANDSGILFHTDAVQAYGLIDLNVKEMGIDLLSVSAHKINGPKGVGFLYAKAGTKLVPYSYGGEQERKRRAGTENVAGIVGMEKAAELMHVDRDAKVELYQNMKQVMIDIFDEESLSYLVNGDSQNMLPHVMNVSFLDAKVEPMLMNLDLAGIAVSSGSACTAGSHEPSHVLTAMFGDSERTDTAIRFSFGYGNSIDEAKKAAGEVVKIVNRLKKL, encoded by the coding sequence ATGAATGCAATTTATATGGACCATGCTGCAACTTCGCCCGTCCATCCTGATGTGATAAAGGCAATGACGACGTCACTTCAAAATGATTTTGGTAATCCTTCCAGTATCCATCAGTTTGGTCGGAAATCGCGTCACGCACTTGATGAAGTAAGAAGCAATCTTGCGAGGAGTATTCATGCTAACCCGAATGAAGTGATTTTCACTAGTGGAGGGACAGAAGCAGATAACCTTGCAATTATCGGAGCCGCAAAAGGAAGCCATGCAAAAGGAAATCATATTATTACAACTGCGATTGAGCATCATGCTGCATTAAATGCGTGTAAAGGACTTGAGAACGAAGGCTTTAGTGTTACCTACTTACCAGTAAATGAGAATGGTAGGATTTCGATAGTTGACCTGAAAGAAGCGATACGTCCAGAAACGATCCTGATTACGGTTATGTATGGAAACAACGAAGTAGGAACCATCCAACCTATTTCAGAGATCGCCAGAATAGCAAACGATTCTGGTATCTTATTTCATACAGATGCTGTTCAGGCTTATGGTTTAATTGATCTGAATGTGAAGGAGATGGGCATTGATCTCCTATCTGTTTCAGCTCATAAGATCAACGGACCTAAAGGTGTAGGTTTTCTGTATGCAAAGGCTGGCACAAAGCTAGTTCCTTATTCATATGGGGGAGAGCAAGAGCGTAAGCGTCGTGCTGGTACGGAAAACGTGGCTGGCATCGTTGGAATGGAGAAGGCAGCTGAGCTAATGCATGTAGACCGAGATGCGAAAGTCGAGCTTTATCAAAATATGAAGCAAGTGATGATAGATATATTTGATGAAGAATCTCTTTCATATCTGGTGAATGGAGATAGTCAAAACATGCTTCCACATGTTATGAATGTTAGCTTTTTAGATGCAAAGGTTGAGCCTATGCTAATGAATCTTGATCTTGCAGGAATTGCGGTTTCAAGCGGATCGGCTTGTACGGCAGGGTCGCATGAACCTTCCCACGTGTTAACAGCAATGTTTGGAGATAGTGAGCGAACAGATACGGCGATACGCTTTAGTTTTGGATATGGAAACTCGATCGATGAGGCGAAGAAAGCAGCCGGTGAAGTCGTTAAGATTGTCAATCGGTTGAAGAAGTTATAA
- the mnmA gene encoding tRNA 2-thiouridine(34) synthase MnmA, which translates to MTAKKNEDIRVVVGMSGGVDSSVAALMLKEQGYDVIGIFMKNWDDTDENGVCTATEDYNDVIRVCNQIGIPYYAVNFEKQYWDKVFTYFLDEYKGGRTPNPDVMCNKEIKFKAFLEHALTLGADYLATGHYAQVVERDGEVKMLRGVDDNKDQTYFLNQLTQEQLSKVMFPLGGIEKKKVREIAEEAGLATAKKKDSTGICFIGERNFKEFLGQYLPAQPGKMMTLEGEEKGHHDGLMYYTIGQRHGLGIGGDGEPWFVVGKNLEDNVLYVDQGFHNELLYSDSLIAVNSSWVSNLPIDDEITCTAKFRYRQKDSGVTVKKLDGDRLKVTFDEPVRAITPGQAVVFYNGDECLGGATIDQVFKNASELTYV; encoded by the coding sequence ATGACAGCAAAAAAGAATGAAGATATACGAGTCGTGGTTGGAATGTCCGGAGGTGTTGATTCATCTGTAGCTGCTTTAATGTTGAAAGAACAAGGCTATGATGTAATTGGCATTTTCATGAAAAACTGGGACGACACCGACGAAAACGGGGTATGCACAGCAACAGAAGATTACAATGATGTGATTCGTGTATGCAACCAGATCGGCATTCCGTACTACGCAGTCAACTTCGAGAAGCAATACTGGGATAAAGTCTTTACTTATTTCCTTGATGAATATAAAGGTGGACGCACACCAAATCCTGACGTGATGTGCAATAAAGAAATCAAGTTTAAAGCATTTCTTGAGCACGCACTCACGCTTGGAGCAGATTATCTCGCAACAGGGCACTATGCTCAAGTCGTTGAACGTGATGGCGAAGTGAAAATGCTCCGTGGCGTTGACGACAATAAGGATCAAACGTACTTTTTGAATCAGCTTACACAAGAACAGCTCTCGAAAGTAATGTTCCCGCTTGGTGGCATTGAAAAGAAAAAAGTGAGAGAAATTGCGGAAGAAGCAGGTCTTGCGACAGCTAAGAAAAAAGATAGTACAGGCATTTGTTTTATTGGTGAACGAAATTTCAAAGAATTTCTTGGGCAATATCTACCAGCTCAACCTGGCAAGATGATGACGCTTGAGGGAGAAGAAAAAGGCCATCATGACGGATTGATGTATTATACGATTGGCCAACGCCATGGCCTTGGAATTGGCGGCGACGGTGAGCCGTGGTTTGTTGTTGGAAAGAATCTTGAAGACAATGTTCTTTACGTTGATCAAGGGTTCCATAATGAGCTACTCTACTCTGATTCCCTTATTGCTGTAAATTCAAGCTGGGTATCGAATTTGCCAATTGATGATGAGATAACGTGCACGGCTAAATTCCGCTATCGTCAAAAAGATTCAGGGGTAACGGTTAAGAAACTTGATGGTGATCGTTTAAAAGTGACGTTCGATGAGCCGGTTCGTGCAATCACTCCTGGACAAGCTGTTGTTTTCTACAATGGTGATGAGTGTCTCGGCGGCGCAACAATAGATCAAGTATTTAAGAATGCAAGTGAACTCACATACGTTTAA